The Musa acuminata AAA Group cultivar baxijiao chromosome BXJ1-3, Cavendish_Baxijiao_AAA, whole genome shotgun sequence genome window below encodes:
- the LOC135615202 gene encoding WAT1-related protein At1g21890-like, with protein MGVGEVWRSVRPYLAMVFLQFGYAGMYVVSVVSLKQGMSHYVLVVYRNAIAAAVIGPFALWFERKGRPKMTLPIFLKIMALALLEPVLDQNFYYMGTKNTSASFSSALYNILPAVTFVNAIILRMEIIDIKKRRSQAKIFGTAVTVMGALIMILYKGPIMEFVWNRGRHHPADAAAQSDAHWLAGTFMLLFSCFCWSAFFILQSHTLKAYPAELSLSTLICVLGAGQGGAVALFMERGVKPWSIGFDMRLFTAIYSGIMCTGMAYYLQAVVMKERGPVFVTAFSPLCMIIVAFMGSTILAEEIALGRVIGAVVIVIGLYSLIWGKSADHLSQSTDTSGGKKHGALELPKSVDDAMAANSVDFVAIVDIPPAKKP; from the exons ATGGGTGTCGGTGAGGTTTGGAGGAGTGTGAGACCGTACTTGGCCATGGTGTTCTTGCAGTTTGGCTACGCAGGCATGTACGTGGTCTCGGTGGTCTCGCTCAAGCAGGGCATGAGCCATTACGTGCTTGTCGTCTACCGCAACGCCATCGCCGCCGCTGTCATCGGTCCATTCGCGCTGTGGTTCGAAAG GAAAGGCAGGCCCAAGATGACACTCCCCATCTTCCTCAAGATCATGGCTCTCGCACTGCTGGA GCCAGTGCTGGACCAAAACTTCTACTACATGGGCACCAAGAACACATCGGCAAGCTTCTCCTCTGCTCTCTACAACATCCTGCCTGCGGTCACATTCGTGAACGCCATTATTCTGAG AATGGAGATAATAGATATCAAGAAGCGGCGTAGTCAGGCGAAGATCTTTGGGACCGCGGTGACGGTGATGGGTGCGCTGATCATGATACTGTACAAAGGTCCGATCATGGAGTTCGTGTGGAACAGAGGGCGCCACCACCCTGCTGATGCTGCCGCCCAGAGCGATGCCCACTGGCTCGCCGGCACCTTCATGCTACTCTTCAGCTGCTTCTGCTGGTCTGCTTTCTTCATACTCCAA TCGCATACCTTGAAGGCGTACCCTGCAGAGCTATCCTTGAGCACCTTGATATGCGTCTTGGGCGCTGGACAAGGTGGCGCAGTGGCTCTCTTCATGGAACGCGGCGTCAAGCCTTGGTCGATAGGGTTCGACATGAGACTCTTCACCGCCATCTACTCG GGCATCATGTGCACGGGGATGGCATATTATCTACAGGCCGTGGTAATGAAGGAGAGAGGGCCCGTCTTCGTGACCGCCTTCAGCCCTCTCTGCATGATCATAGTGGCCTTCATGGGCTCCACCATTCTTGCAGAGGAGATCGCTCTCGGGAG GGTGATCGGCGCGGTTGTCATAGTCATCGGCCTTTACTCTCTTATATGGGGGAAGAGCGCCGACCATTTGAGCCAGTCCACGGACACCTCCGGTGGAAAAAAGCATGGCGCACTCGAGCTACCCAAGTCCGTCGACGACGCCATGGCCGCCAACTCCGTCGACTTCGTCGCCATCGTCGACATCCCACCTGCGAAGAAACCTTGA
- the LOC103977173 gene encoding fatty acid elongase 3-like, which yields MEVGRMATWVEGQLRRLLVEHPVIESFEWRPNETFGASVPFVATAVATYVTLVFLFGRSIIPLPHPSPALLRLLSSAHNLLLLILSAAMAAGCALSATARLPSPRWLFCFPPSAIPRAGPLFFWAHVFYLSKLYELGDTLLILLAVPRRRLTFLHVYHHAVVVVMCYVWLATAQSLMPIALVTNAAVHVVMYAYYFSSSAGRRWPPRWKRAVTDLQIAQFVFSFLVSGIFLWYHFTGGGCEGMRGWLFNAVFNASLLALFIDFHLKAYKEAKKKPKTKAAAAASPKAAES from the coding sequence ATGGAAGTGGGGAGAATGGCGACTTGGGTGGAGGGGCAACTGCGCCGGCTGCTGGTGGAGCACCCGGTCATCGAATCCTTCGAGTGGAGGCCAAACGAGACGTTTGGCGCCTCCGTCCCCTTCGTCGCCACCGCCGTCGCCACCTACGTCACCCTCGTTTTCCTCTTCGGCCGCAGCATAATCCCTCTCCCCCACCCCTCACCAGCCCTCCTACGCCTCCTCTCCTCCGCCCATAACCTCCTCCTTCTCATCCTCTCCGCCGCCATGGCCGCCGGCTGCGCCCTCTCGgccaccgcccgcctcccctCCCCCCGCTGGCTCTTCTGCTTCCCCCCCTCCGCCATCCCCCGGGCCGGCCCCCTCTTCTTCTGGGCCCACGTCTTCTACCTCTCCAAGCTCTACGAGCTCGGCGAcaccctcctcatcctcctcgccGTCCCCCGTCGCCGCCTAACCTTCCTCCACGTATACCACCacgccgtcgtcgtcgtcatgtGCTACGTCTGGCTCGCCACCGCGCAGTCCCTCATGCCGATCGCCCTCGTCACGAACGCCGCCGTCCACGTCGTCATGTACGCCTACTACTTCTCCAGTAGCGCCGGCCGGCGGTGGCCCCCGCGCTGGAAGAGGGCCGTCACGGATCTCCAGATCGCCCAGTTCGTCTTCAGTTTCCTCGTCTCCGGGATCTTCCTCTGGTACCACTTCACAGGCGGCGGGTGCGAAGGGATGCGCGGCTGGCTCTTCAACGCTGTCTTCAACGCGTCGCTCCTCGCCCTCTTCATCGACTTCCACCTCAAGGCGTATAAGGAGGCCAAGAAGAAACCCAAGACgaaggccgccgccgccgcctcgccGAAGGCGGCGGAGTCATGA